The genomic segment GTCTGTGTGTGTCACAGGGggaacacagacagcagagggcccttgtgcaaagaatgtgcctggaccccctccaagccaagttctcaacataaccaatttcgtcctaacattacttatagcaaaaCATAcagtgtcactgtgattttgcagtaaaaagattacagagaggcacggagcattatcagtcatgttactgttcAGTGTCTCTgcagtccggagcggggcttggctctctttccgcagcagattacccgcacaggatccgctcatgtgaaagagccctaagcccaatgcatggctacactcaccgaatcctaataaaatctggtcctaccgcatccagggtgtcactggcgtcggcgtgatgtctgctggatccagaacaaggtccctgtggtgatagagaaaaataataatcacataaggcaggaatggtgactgcccctgtgaaatcgccagcagggggtgctgtgctggcctgtaagacagagccatgccaatgtatagcagggtaatctagtgtTACCattcagtactaatgcccacattgtggcccctcacagtaattaagccgtcaaaatagttatgtcctctttgtggcccctcacagcagttatagccagacacgtgccccctcacagttgttatgcccagatatgtgcccctcacagtagttatgcccagatatgtgcctccctcacagtagttatgcccagatatgtagctccctcacagtcgttatgcccagatatgtgcctccctcacagtcgttatgcccagatatgtgcccctctcacagtctttatgcccaaatatgtgcccctctcacagtcgttatgcccagatatgtagctcccgcacagtcgttatgcccagatatgtgcctccctaacagtcgttatgcccagatatgtgcctccctcacagtcgttattcccagatatgtgcccctctcacagtctttatgcccaaatatgtgcccctctcacagtcgttatgccaagatatgtgcccctcacagtagttatggccaaatatgtgcctccctcagtcgttatgcccagatatgtgcctctctcacagtcattatgcccagatatgtgcccctctcacagtcattatgcccagatatgtgcccctctcagtcgttatgcccagatatgtgcccctctcacagtcattatacccagatatgtgcccctctcacagtcgttatgccaagatatgtgcctccctcacagtcgttatgccagatatgtgcccctcacagtagttttggccagatatgtgccccgtcagtcgttatgccagatatgtgcccctcacagtagttatggccagatatgtgcctccctcacagtggttatagccagatatgtgcctcctcagtcgttatgcccagatatgtgcctccctcacagtcgttatgcccagatatgtgcctccctcacagtcattatgcccagatatgtgccccctcacagtcattatgcccagatatgtgccccctcacagtcgttatgccagatatgtgcccctcacagtagttatgtgcagatatgtgcctccatcacagtagttatgcccagatatgtgcctccctcacagtcgttatgcccagatatgtgcctccctcacagtcgttatgccagatatgtgcccctcacagaaacTATGgctagatatgtgcctccctcacagtagttatgcccagatatgtgcctccctcacagtagttatgcccagatatgtgcctccctcacagtagttatgcccagatatgtgcctctctcacagtcgttatgctcagatatgtgcctccctcacagtcgttatgcccatatatgtgcctccctcacagtcgttatgcccagatttgtgccccctcagttgttatgccagatatgtgcccctcacagtagttatgcccagatttgtgcctccctcacagtagttatgcccagatatgtgcctccctcacagtagttatgcccagatatgtgcctccctcacagtcgttatgcccagatatgtgcctccctcacagtcgttatgcccagatatgtgcccctctcgcagtcgttatgcccagatatgtgcctccttcactTTGCCAATAAAAGTAAGATTGGGGTGGAAGATGAAGGTATTTATGCAGAGAGTATACTTTTACTTGGAAGGGaagggcattgttgtactttttaCTTTTCAAGAACATTTTTCAGCCTAGGTTATTAGGAGATAAGATATAGTAGGTCAGTACTGTCCATGACTAGGTGGATTTTGGACTAGTTAATCAACAGATCCCAATTTGTCCACTGGGGAACTTGCATTTTGGATACCAAGCTGTATAGTGTTTTACCGTGAATTCTGAGATTCGGAAATAAAATTGCCTTCACACGGCTTAGATGCATAAAAAGTTTACTAAACTATGATAACatacatattatttatttttatatgtatatatatatataaatggaaaaaCGAACAGCACTCGGGGGATCCACAGAAAAGGtttttctttattcacccatgttgcatcacatgggtgaataaagaataACCTTTTCTGTGGATCCCAGGAGTGCTGTTCGTTTTTCCATTTATATACCAAGGGGTAAGCAGCTCATTCCAAAGTAAACGTGCACCCAACCTTCCCAACCATTTTTTGTCAGTGCCGCCATTcttctataatatatataaatatatatatatatatatatatatacacacacacacacatatacacacacacacacacactgatgaATAATATAAAACGCAaagcactttcagttttgctcccattttgcatgagctgaactcaaagatctgaaacattttctacatacacaaaagactaattactctcaaatattgttcacaaagctgtctaaatctgtgttagtgagaacttctcctttgccgagataatctattccacctcacaggtgtggcatatcaaggtgctgtttagacagcatgaatattgcacaggtgtgccttagactgtccACAACAAAagaacactctgaaatgtgcacagttttgccttactggggggggggggggggcagaggcaggaaaccagtcagtatctggtgtggccaccatttgcctcacgcaatgCAACACATCTCTGTCGAATAGAGTTGAtcgggttgttgattgtggcctgtggaatgttggtccactcctcataaaaagctgtgcgaagttgcagaatattggcaggaactggaacatgctgtcatatacgccgatccagagcatcccaaacatgctcaatgggtgacatgtttaGTGAGTATGCTGGtcatgtggatcgagtggcccaccgccaccatgggccactcgatccacaacgttgacgtcagcaaaccgatcacccacacacgctgtctgccatctgccctgaacagtgaaaaccgggactcatccgtgaacagaacgccactccaatgtgccagacgccatcaaatgtaagaatttgcccactcaagtcggttacgacgacaaactgcagtcaggtccagaccccgatgaggacgacgagcatgcagatgagcttccctgagacggtttctgacagtatgtgcagaaattctttagttatgcaaaccgatttttgctgcagctgtccgggtggctggtctcagactatCATGgaagtgaacatgctggatgtggaggtcctggaatGGTGTGCCTACACGTGGTCTGTGGTTGCGAGGCCAGTTGGATgtgctgccaaattctctgaaatgcctttggagatggcttatggtagagaaatgaacatttattgcaagggcaacagctctggtagacattccagcagtcagcatgccaattgcacgctcccttaaatgttgcgacatctgtggcattgtgctgtgtgatcaaacatttcagagtggcctttgattgtgggcagtctaaggcacacctgtacaatattcatgctgtctaatcagcacctttataggccacacctgtgaggtgggtgggttatcttggcaaaggagaagtgctcactaacacagatttagacagatttgtgaacaatatttgacagtaatgggtcttttgtgtatatagaaaatgtttcagatctttgagttcagctcatgcaaaatgggagcaaaacctaaagtattgcgtttatatttttgttcagtgtatacagtatatatatatatatatatatacacacacacacacaaaagatAACAGAGGGTAAAAGTAAGAATGAGGCTGAATCAACTTTCTAGTCCCTCAAGCAAGTCTTCTCCTCTAAGTCTATTCTTCATCATCCAGATGTGACCAAGCCACTTATTCAGGAGGTGGACCCTTCCTCTGTGGGAGATTGAGCCATTCTTACTCCTGTGGAAAGATGCACTCTTGTGGTTTCTTCTCTAAGGCCCCATTGGAACAGGGAGTTGATTGCAATTAAGTTGGCTTTGGAAGAATGACACCTTCTGCTGGAAGTGGCTTGATATCCTGTCATCATTTACACTAGCTACAAGAATTTACATTATCTACAGACAGTACAGTATCTCAACCCTCGCAAATCTTGGTGGTCTTTGTTCTTCGCACGCTTCAAATTCATCCTGGGTTACCATCAGGCTGACAAAAATATCAAAGTGGATTCTCTTTCTTGTTCTTTTAATCCTGCTGATTGTATAAAGGAGCTTTTGGTACTGGCACCAAAGCCCAGTTCAGATTGCCATTTGAAATTATTTTTGAGTACGCAGATATGCATACAATAGGGAGTAATCGAAGGCTCAAGCGAATTTGGGCGAGAAGAACTTTGGCTTTACAGagctaatacattttaatgctgtacaaatAGTGCATTAAAATGTAAGTATTTGAACAAAATCGACTTCAATCTATTATCTGaaggtcgattcgctcaagcctaatgacttatcctcaggataggtcattactaTCACATCGTAAGGGGTCCAAATCCCGGCATccctggcgatcagctgtttcagggagctgctGAACTCACTAAAGCTTGGTATTGCAtctatcttttcctggataacccctttaaaatcataTACTTTTCTGTACTATAATTATTAGGCTCAGTATAGAACTTGAACATGCAGTCAGTTATTTGAGTACATAATACACTGCACCACTTATGTAACATTTCCTACATTCTGGACATGAACTGTTTTTCCAATGTGAGTTTTATGATGTGAAATTGGATTAGACTTTtgggtaaaacattttccacatacagtgcatgaaaatggcttcacttCTGTGTAAATTCTGAACAAATTCTTCCAAAAACGGACTGATTTATGGGTATAACATTCCCAACATTCTTGACATGAAAAATGGCTATTCCCCTTCTGTGAGTTCTTTGGGGTCTAACAAGGTTTAATCTATCACCATAAAATTTCCCAGATTTTTGGATAtcaaaacggcttctctcctgtgtgagttcattGATGTTCGAAAATTTGTGGTTTAAAAGttaaatatttcccacattctggacataaAATGGCGTCTTCCCTTTGTGAATTTTCAGATGTTCAACAAGGATTTTATTTTCTTaagaaacattttccacattcttaaCATGAAAttggcttttcccctgtgtgagtttGTTGATGTTTAACAAGTTGTTGTTTCcaagcaaaacatttcccacattctggacatgaaaatggcttatctcctgtgtgagttctttgatgAACAACAAGTGTTGTTTTgtatgtaaaacatttcccacattctgaacatgaaaatggcttctcccctgtgtgaattcttcgaTGTCCAACAAGTGTTGTTttgtgtgtaaaacatttcccacattcttcaCATGCAAACGgcatctcccctgtgtgaattcgttGATGTTTATCAAGTTGTGATTTCcaggtaaaacattttccacattctgaacatgaaaatggcttcacccCTGTGTGAGTATGTTGATGTTTAACAAGTTGGTGTTTCaaagtaaaacatttctcacattctggacatgaaaatggcttatcTCCCGTGTGAGTTCTTAGATGTACAACAAGTGTTGCTTTCTGTGCaaagcattttccacattctgaacatgaaaatggcttcacccctgtgtgaattctttgatgtgcAACAAGTGTTGTTttgtgtgtaaaacatttcccacattcttcacatgaaaacggcatctcccctgtgtgaattctcttatgtccaacaagatgtgctttccaagtaaaacatttcccacattcttggcatgaaaatggcttttctcccgtgtgaattctttgatgtccaacaagtgttgctgtgtgtgtaaaacatttcccacattctgaacatgaaaatggcttctctcctgtgtgagttttttGATGTTCAACAAGTTGTGATTtccaagtaaaacatttcccacattgtaAGCATGAAATTGTCTTCTTCCTTGTGTGCATTATTTGATTTTTAATACCCCTTCTGTGACTTTGATTCTGCTTTACAGTTTGTGACGAACCAGAAAATAGAAGAGGTTTAAATGGATCAAACGAGCAATTTGGGCTGTGAAGCGCTGAGGGTATATCCGAGATAGTGGCATGCTCTTCATATGTGTCTTGTGCGAGACCATTACCATTTGCTTTAAAAGCTGAAGAGATCAGATGTCCCTCTGAGCTCCCGATACAGTCATCTGCCAAAAATAAAACCGTATTATTTTTAAATACTATAACCTTGAAATTGgaatagattattattattgtgccaattattccatggtgctgtacatataaaaaggggagtacacatacataaaagaacacaaatacaataagcatgaacaagataagttacaaactggtacaaggAGAATGAGGACCCTGGATGTTTATATATgaagaatttcacaaaaattgcaCGGTTCTATATGTAGCAAAATGCTGGCTGAACCTGCGTAACCTTTAATGTGTAGAAGGAACTAGCAGTTAGATTTTAACATGTTCAAATATTTGTTCTAAGGGAGATAAGCTGCCTCCAGAGATGTCTCCCCATTCAGAAAACATACACTTTCGCGAAGCCAAGTGGGCATATGTATGGGAAATTTAGGATGGATACTAGTAGCTGTGAGAAAAATTCACTTTTAtaattacagtggatataaaaagtctacacacccctgttaaaatgccaggtttctgtgatgtaaaaaaatgagacaaagataaatcatttcagaactttttccacctttaatgtgacctataaactctacaactcaattgaaatacaaactgaaatcttataggtagagggaagaaaaaatataaaaattaaataatatagttgcataagtgtgcacacccttaaactaatactttgttgaagtaccttttgattttattacagcactcagtctttttgggtatgagtctatcagcatggcacattttgacttggcaagatttgcccactcttctttgcaaaaacactccaaaatctgtcagattgcgagggcatttcctgtgcacagccctcttcacatcaccccacagattttcaatcagattcaggtctggtctCTAGCTggtccattccaaaactttaatcttcttctggtgaagccattcctttgttgatttggatgtacagtcatgtgaaaaaattaggacaccctttgaaagcatgtggttttttgtaacatttttaataaatggttatttcatctccgtttcaacaatacagagagattaaagtaatctaactaaacaaagaaaactgaagaaaagtcttttcaagatcttctgtaaatgtcattctacaaaaatgcctattctaactgaggaaaaagataggacaccctcacatgtattccctcttaaattggctcagatctcacaccaggtgcacataattagtagatcgttactctgcatattgaatgaggcttgccctatttaaacctcagacatttagtttggtgtgctcctgactgttgaagtgagagtgagcaccatggtgagagcaaaagagctgtcagaggacttcagaaaaaagattgtagcagcctatgagtctgggaagggatttaaaaagatctcaaaagattttgaaatcagccattccactgtccggaagatagtctacaagtggagggctttcaaaacaactgccaacatgcccaggactggtcgccccagcaagttcaccccaagagcagaccgcaagatgctaaaagaggtctccaaaaaccctaaagtgtcatctcgagaactacagcaggctctggctactgttgatgtagaagtacatgcctctacaatcagaaagagactgtacaagtttaacttgcatgggaggtgtgcaaggaggaaacctttgctttccaagagaaacatcgaggccagactgacatttgccagagataaagttga from the Bufo bufo chromosome 2, aBufBuf1.1, whole genome shotgun sequence genome contains:
- the LOC120992119 gene encoding zinc finger protein OZF-like gives rise to the protein MKEDHQTLTSPGRSSKRGTPDRCPSPLPPQDHQLLNVDKDLRNINSTYTYVRGDAQCKEEISTETYVRGDAQCMEEILTETYVRGDAQCKEDISTETYMWGDDQCKQDIPTDNHPDDCIGSSEGHLISSAFKANGNGLAQDTYEEHATISDIPSALHSPNCSFDPFKPLLFSGSSQTVKQNQSHRRGIKNQIMHTRKKTISCLQCGKCFTWKSQLVEHQKTHTGEKPFSCSECGKCFTHTATLVGHQRIHTGEKPFSCQECGKCFTWKAHLVGHKRIHTGEMPFSCEECGKCFTHKTTLVAHQRIHTGVKPFSCSECGKCFAQKATLVVHLRTHTGDKPFSCPECEKCFTLKHQLVKHQHTHTGVKPFSCSECGKCFTWKSQLDKHQRIHTGEMPFACEECGKCFTHKTTLVGHRRIHTGEKPFSCSECGKCFTYKTTLVVHQRTHTGDKPFSCPECGKCFAWKQQLVKHQQTHTGEKPISC